From Methanocalculus natronophilus, one genomic window encodes:
- a CDS encoding ATP-dependent DNA ligase has translation MRFSEFADICDRIGKLSGRLEMIDSIAEILPGLDEANLPIFVRYIRGLIFADWSPAHLGIGPHLLYDAAAYVAGKKRGDVIDLVNRIGDAGQAVEIILAEKTQTTFFTEELLLCDVHATFEKMADTGGEKSQREKMRHVRYLLSNASPLEGRYLTRLMLEELRIGVGEGNVRDSIAKAFSLEPDLITRAHQVKNDLGEVARLAGFDPAALRTAGIELFRPVRMMLAQAGSIEEMTTDSREVCAEYKYDGSRFQLHASGDRIVIYSRRLENITDSLPDIAEQLRSRITGDLILDGEVVAVENGRPMPFQTVLRRIRRKHGVADHASRIQMIPCVFDILYRDGESLIDLPLTERRKHLEEALRGCIAEQIRSSDPDRLEEFYQKALDSGHEGIMLKAPDSPYIPGNRGKHWIKCKPEVETMDLAVIGGEWGEGRRAHHFGSFLLACQDDQGLLLPVSRVATGISDEMLAELYTLFSDRVISTTGKDVLFEPGIIFEVGYSEIQKSPNYESGFALRFPRFIRLRDDKRMDEIETVASIEMRYTKAAGSGDRRGGEAKQ, from the coding sequence ATGCGCTTTTCAGAATTTGCAGATATATGTGATCGGATCGGGAAGCTCAGCGGCAGACTTGAGATGATCGATTCTATTGCAGAGATCCTTCCTGGCCTTGATGAAGCGAATCTTCCAATATTTGTCCGATATATCAGGGGATTGATCTTTGCTGACTGGAGCCCGGCACACCTTGGCATTGGTCCGCATCTCCTCTATGATGCTGCGGCCTATGTTGCCGGGAAAAAACGGGGTGATGTAATCGATCTTGTAAACAGGATAGGCGATGCCGGCCAGGCAGTTGAGATTATCCTGGCTGAAAAGACGCAGACCACCTTCTTTACCGAGGAACTGCTCCTCTGTGACGTTCATGCCACTTTTGAGAAGATGGCAGATACCGGCGGGGAGAAGTCACAGAGAGAGAAGATGAGGCATGTCCGCTATCTCCTCTCAAATGCCTCCCCGCTTGAAGGCCGGTATCTCACCCGCCTGATGCTCGAAGAACTCCGGATCGGTGTCGGTGAGGGGAATGTCCGTGACTCTATTGCAAAGGCATTCTCTCTTGAGCCGGATCTGATCACCCGTGCCCACCAGGTTAAAAACGACCTCGGTGAAGTTGCACGCCTCGCAGGTTTTGATCCAGCAGCTCTTCGGACAGCCGGAATCGAGCTCTTCAGGCCTGTCAGGATGATGCTGGCACAGGCTGGATCCATTGAGGAGATGACCACTGACTCCCGCGAGGTCTGTGCCGAATACAAGTATGACGGATCCAGGTTTCAGCTCCATGCATCAGGTGATCGGATCGTCATCTACTCCCGGAGGCTTGAGAATATCACAGATTCCCTCCCAGATATTGCAGAACAGCTTCGATCCCGTATCACCGGGGATCTCATTCTTGATGGGGAGGTTGTCGCAGTCGAAAACGGAAGGCCCATGCCGTTTCAGACCGTGCTCAGGCGTATCCGGAGAAAACATGGTGTTGCCGATCATGCATCCAGGATACAGATGATCCCCTGTGTCTTTGATATCCTCTACCGGGATGGCGAGAGCCTCATTGACCTGCCTCTCACTGAGCGGAGAAAACACCTTGAAGAAGCTCTTCGCGGGTGTATCGCAGAGCAGATCAGATCCAGTGACCCGGATCGTCTCGAAGAATTCTACCAGAAGGCCCTGGACTCGGGCCATGAAGGGATCATGCTGAAAGCACCGGATTCACCCTATATACCGGGGAACAGGGGGAAACACTGGATCAAATGCAAACCCGAGGTCGAGACGATGGATCTTGCGGTCATTGGCGGTGAATGGGGTGAAGGAAGACGGGCGCACCATTTTGGCTCCTTTCTCCTTGCCTGCCAGGATGACCAGGGACTGCTGCTCCCGGTGTCAAGGGTGGCAACCGGTATCAGTGACGAGATGCTGGCTGAGCTGTATACACTCTTTTCTGACCGCGTGATCAGCACAACCGGCAAGGACGTCCTCTTTGAACCGGGGATAATCTTTGAAGTCGGATACTCAGAGATCCAGAAGAGCCCGAATTATGAGTCCGGCTTTGCCCTGAGATTCCCCCGCTTCATCCGTCTTCGGGATGACAAGCGTATGGACGAGATTGAAACAGTCGCCTCAATTGAGATGCGGTATACCAAAGCTGCCGGAAGCGGTGACAGGCGGGGTGGGGAGGCGAAACAGTAA